In a single window of the Flavivirga spongiicola genome:
- a CDS encoding LytR/AlgR family response regulator transcription factor: protein MRPLHILLLEDDINDLQQVINVLSEHYSITTVNSFQKAKNVLASSYFDFAILDISINGKPEGIEVAKHIQTLQSPIPFLFLTATQSRTVFEQAKLTLPFTYLLKPFNVLELQYSIELSIEKHFQQENRQVLNKEGVLTADYIFVKKQGKIFKVVINDIEYVEVEENYCMLCSKSEKHMVRLSLTKLKDILLQKKFIQIHRKILVNLNEVKALSLSENTVYLNSGSLVTISDRYKKKFLQDHSILK, encoded by the coding sequence ATGAGACCCCTACATATACTCCTGCTAGAAGACGATATTAATGATTTGCAACAAGTTATTAATGTGTTATCCGAGCATTACAGTATTACAACGGTTAATAGCTTTCAAAAAGCCAAAAATGTACTAGCGTCTTCTTACTTCGATTTTGCTATTTTGGATATAAGTATTAACGGTAAACCCGAAGGCATTGAGGTTGCAAAACATATACAAACGTTACAATCTCCCATTCCTTTTTTATTTCTTACTGCCACGCAAAGTAGAACAGTTTTCGAACAAGCTAAGCTAACATTGCCATTTACTTACCTTTTAAAACCCTTTAACGTTTTAGAGCTTCAATATTCTATTGAACTTTCAATTGAGAAACATTTCCAACAAGAAAACAGACAGGTATTAAATAAAGAAGGTGTCTTAACAGCCGATTATATTTTTGTAAAAAAGCAGGGCAAAATATTCAAAGTTGTTATCAACGATATTGAATATGTTGAAGTTGAGGAAAACTATTGTATGCTTTGTAGTAAAAGTGAAAAACACATGGTCAGACTCTCTCTAACTAAGCTAAAAGATATTCTTTTGCAAAAGAAATTCATTCAGATACACAGAAAAATATTAGTGAATTTAAATGAAGTTAAAGCTTTAAGCTTATCTGAAAACACAGTCTATTTAAATTCAGGTTCTCTAGTTACCATTAGTGATAGGTATAAAAAGAAATTTTTACAGGATCATTCTATCTTAAAATAA
- a CDS encoding ATP-binding protein — MKWLFYLLIPTGLFAQNNIDDIDLKHAIENVCKGKYAHFHRAHLFYFKQQTDSAYVYSSRASHLYKEVDLNDYLNFIYGVSAYRQGFHSIAKNKLEKISTTFPFRYLVYYNLGGVALESNKFEEALVYYEKALKNKKIRSNTKLKIIYHNIGICYLHLKEFKKSEEFLKKEIDIARIDKDTLGLLYAKLDLGNVYYEQHKDKQAISLFEEAYNLSLAHTSLTAQQITTQNLAIVEKNRNNYKKSLEYLEQSLVLKDSVWNKDKISLLLEKDKLQVVALKEKEVQIQKKQRNWFLLGSIVCSLLALLLLYFYNIKTRQNKTITTQKKELEKLNNTKNYLLSVISHDLRSPLNSINYNNESLNNLLNQKNIQKALKLNSENISISKNTSHLLDNILNWALEQNDQLLFLPDSYAINILIESVLFDYKPLASTKNIELSAQYQDANTQVFLDKELFKITFRNLIDNSIKFTPEGGKITVETSSLNKECIIKIKDTGVGMPLDILKTINNYETLTIEKIDRAKGLGLGLLLSKVLIRKNNGSFKIKNNHDMGIIITLGVPIKDV, encoded by the coding sequence ATGAAATGGTTGTTCTATCTGTTAATTCCGACAGGTCTGTTTGCTCAAAATAATATAGATGATATAGACCTGAAACATGCTATAGAAAACGTTTGTAAAGGAAAATATGCACACTTTCATAGAGCTCATTTATTTTATTTTAAGCAGCAAACAGACTCTGCCTATGTCTATAGCAGTAGGGCGTCTCACTTATATAAAGAAGTTGATTTAAATGATTATTTAAATTTTATTTATGGCGTAAGTGCGTATAGGCAGGGCTTCCATTCTATAGCCAAAAACAAACTCGAAAAAATTAGTACAACATTCCCTTTTCGATATCTGGTTTACTATAATCTTGGAGGTGTTGCCTTGGAATCAAACAAATTTGAAGAGGCTTTAGTATATTACGAAAAGGCACTAAAGAATAAAAAGATTAGAAGTAATACCAAGCTTAAAATAATTTATCATAATATAGGAATATGCTATCTCCATTTAAAAGAATTTAAAAAGTCTGAAGAATTTTTAAAAAAAGAGATAGATATAGCGCGGATAGATAAGGACACCCTAGGATTATTATACGCAAAACTTGATCTTGGAAACGTTTATTATGAGCAACATAAAGACAAACAGGCTATTTCTTTATTTGAAGAAGCATACAACCTGAGTCTAGCGCATACAAGTTTAACAGCTCAACAAATTACAACCCAGAACTTAGCAATTGTCGAAAAAAACAGAAATAATTACAAAAAAAGTCTTGAATATTTAGAACAAAGTCTCGTTCTAAAAGATTCTGTATGGAATAAAGATAAAATTTCATTATTACTAGAAAAAGACAAACTACAGGTTGTTGCTTTAAAAGAAAAGGAAGTACAGATTCAAAAAAAACAACGTAATTGGTTTCTTTTGGGAAGTATTGTGTGTTCTTTACTTGCTCTATTGCTACTTTATTTTTATAACATAAAAACAAGACAAAATAAAACAATAACGACTCAAAAAAAGGAATTAGAAAAATTAAATAACACAAAAAACTATTTGCTTTCCGTAATCTCTCATGATTTAAGATCGCCTTTAAATTCTATTAATTATAATAATGAATCACTCAATAATCTCCTAAATCAGAAGAATATTCAAAAAGCCTTAAAACTGAATAGTGAAAACATTAGCATATCTAAAAACACGTCCCATCTGTTAGACAATATCCTCAATTGGGCGTTAGAACAAAATGACCAACTATTATTTCTTCCCGATTCGTATGCTATAAATATTCTAATTGAATCGGTTTTATTTGACTATAAACCACTGGCTTCAACTAAAAACATTGAATTAAGCGCCCAATATCAAGACGCTAACACTCAAGTGTTTTTGGATAAAGAATTATTTAAAATCACATTTAGAAATCTAATCGATAATTCTATAAAATTTACACCTGAAGGTGGTAAAATAACTGTAGAAACGTCTTCTTTAAATAAAGAATGTATTATCAAAATTAAAGATACAGGGGTCGGGATGCCATTAGATATTCTAAAAACTATTAATAATTATGAAACATTAACCATAGAAAAAATTGACCGGGCTAAGGGGCTTGGTCTGGGTTTGCTTTTAAGTAAAGTGCTAATAAGAAAAAATAATGGCTCTTTTAAGATAAAAAATAACCATGATATGGGAATAATAATTACCTTAGGAGTGCCTATAAAAGATGTCTGA
- a CDS encoding RHS repeat-associated core domain-containing protein, producing the protein MKNYKIIVLGALLLNISNITSQNIALQNSSVQFHESTSNDNLNSFTSSNLSTTTNSTVGLSTSGGTTVSASGAAVYQVPFTLPSGIKGSSPSIGLAYSSQSSDGIAGWGWNITGLSSITRVPTTLYHDGFIDPVDFDSNDRYALDGQRLILKSGTYGADGSVYQTENYSNIKVVAHGTSSYGANYGPSYFIVYNSDGSRFWYGNGNNSLSKLEWAISKRQDTQNNNVNYSYENSLGILLIKNITYGAQEGQSAPNDIQFFYKDRKRNDYSFVADFGFKNGNILDRIEIKSNGQLYRKYDLVYDYSSLDYERLSSITEQNSAYEALAPVKFAYDSTVDDLDKIDQPFSLYNDISAQDDNMINGDFDGDGKMDIVTYKKIRNTDEDKKIRLFKEIYENNAVGSKKWIGTYDGLFTSTLLDVNNKVMTQQGLVARKGDKFEFYDIKYGVTLKYTKQWNAPRYAKKSDDPQVLNITTPVNGGSKTESGFEVTASNIISNSASVDYKGADHLTLKEGFHAKPGVDFTGRTNPDNEGDMVPLNYLSGDFNGDGITDVIAISKPYSYKRNCHMEYDHWLDQYIEECDDYNYNYSDAYFINLDRRATSNFSKELGRLNIPVGNNDRLIPADFDGDGKTDILHFTGGKVYVYKLTKDLTLGLIEEKSDTGIDLDYPILPGDYNGDGKSDFAIATANGSSIWKFFISTGKNYTVFSKDIQVVYSDFSGGGSNYIYEDRPWPFSVVGDESIFEYYYIPVDFNNDGKTDIVYHKTITPRHFDTHSHQALGIVANFGMTSNSDINFRFTNYVEANNDGITKYGIPVYTDISSRRKGSEYAFICGKKIQAYDIKKDHRSDVCLIGNENNGIVTTMKYAKLDGNSSIYSAGSSQTYPFVDIANGGSLKVVEEVTQNASLLERKQRFRYYGAVANLEGLGFIGFTKFSRTNWEGTNVGTLWTTTENDPLKRNAPIKQWTISGANPSENEPTSFVSKTSYEYTTSLSSSKVFKNHPNKVITTNGLSNVTTTENLTYDSYYNLLSTNSTYSGGSSTTTFTYSNNTAAIDASYHAGRPTKKVISKTLGGDTFSTEEQYAYANNLVSEIKKKGNGTPWLTETFVYDNFGNITQKTLSGDGKQRTEKFKYSIDGRFMTEAEDIEGLKTTYVYNSTNGHLVSKTNPFGQTTAYQFDSWNRLIEEEDYIGNAITIGYLGGSTGNLKRTTTNSLGGEEEIYVNRWGWETKTRVRNVNNEWVDLDYEYDIQGRITRQSDPFTGGIRLWTSYYYDEYGRELSRTLPTGRTINLTYNGLTGTADDGVKTVTTTKDALGNIVQVQDPGGTVNYTYYANGANKTTDYGGHVITMNIDGWGRKTQMNDPSAGIYTYEYNIFGELTKETTPDNGETNMVYDDYGKTISKTISGNETNITSSYQYDNTTKLITNISSTDNINSKTFTYTYDYDMSGTHKGRLNFVQETTNHASFKKTFTYDSQGRIQDEAYYSKSLISGDENTVKIKNHFHAQSGGLNKVSDFNAGTILWKISTVNNRGQLTEVNLGNGIVKGKEYDQYGLPVKFKDEKADPNGVIALELDLSFDAQRGNLTSRHNKAFTGSENFSYDNLDRLTQISGAISHTKSYDPLGRITNNSAVGDYAYQTQGRYKLKEIELNATGDTYYADHALQQITYNAFKKPVNILEENKGRVNFEYGPMMNRTVAYYGGLDSNKENLRYKKTYSSIMPIEIVHDSNDSSTKIITYVGGDAYTAPIVHIKDSSLPSGGLGWAYLHRDYLGSILSITDSSANIVEQTHFGAWGKVEQFLGLNGATTFNYESSLLGRGYTGHEHFVSVGLIHMNGRMYDANLGRFLSPDNFVQDPYNTQSFNRFGYVWNNPLKYADPSGEALLPILIGALVGAYIGGTVANAGELNPFNWKWDGDTWKGVIIGAILGAITGESIHALLTGGKAFGIFATKVSVLTPLGTVGLTTNEARGLDFSWTTKAGGSGTIEDAIKFPEKKLEVIIDASGGHFITAEEFKRMEEGFWIDSLLAGSEYTSSFIDENSRGFSGGGYTPYFVGVSVNGAFIGGIGFDIGIVRDGTNNYGLYFNFNGNVGFGGGAGIDYGRFESTDGNTVLLEHLPGRSYSYDFSLSSPLGGYGYNYGGTLKDTSNRRDKFNFNNFGGGRDGYTSGTGNFSLQKPGKLGVSAMWRSTKTWIWDF; encoded by the coding sequence ATGAAAAACTATAAAATAATAGTATTAGGTGCTTTATTGCTTAATATTTCTAATATTACGTCTCAGAATATTGCACTACAAAATTCCAGTGTTCAATTTCACGAAAGTACGTCTAACGATAATTTAAATTCATTTACTAGTTCTAATTTATCAACAACAACCAATTCTACCGTAGGTTTATCAACTTCTGGAGGAACAACAGTTTCTGCATCAGGAGCGGCAGTTTACCAAGTACCGTTTACATTACCATCAGGCATTAAAGGAAGTTCGCCATCTATAGGGTTGGCATACAGTAGCCAATCTTCTGATGGTATAGCAGGTTGGGGTTGGAATATTACAGGATTATCATCCATAACAAGAGTGCCTACCACCCTATACCATGACGGTTTCATTGACCCAGTAGATTTTGATAGCAATGATAGATACGCATTAGACGGACAACGTTTAATATTAAAAAGTGGGACTTACGGAGCAGACGGGTCTGTTTATCAAACTGAAAATTATTCTAACATAAAAGTTGTAGCCCATGGCACGTCTTCATATGGGGCAAATTACGGACCATCTTATTTTATAGTCTATAACTCCGATGGGTCAAGGTTTTGGTATGGTAACGGTAATAATAGTCTTAGTAAATTGGAATGGGCTATTTCTAAAAGGCAAGATACACAAAACAATAATGTAAATTATAGCTATGAGAATAGTTTAGGCATACTACTTATTAAAAACATAACCTATGGCGCTCAGGAAGGTCAATCGGCACCCAATGATATTCAGTTTTTTTATAAAGACAGAAAGCGAAATGATTATTCTTTTGTCGCAGACTTTGGTTTTAAAAACGGTAATATTCTAGACCGTATAGAAATAAAATCCAATGGACAACTCTATAGAAAATACGATTTAGTTTATGATTATAGTTCCTTAGATTATGAAAGACTAAGTAGTATTACAGAGCAAAATAGTGCTTATGAAGCTTTGGCTCCAGTAAAGTTCGCATATGATTCTACAGTAGATGATTTAGATAAAATAGATCAACCCTTTAGTTTGTATAATGATATTTCAGCCCAAGATGATAATATGATCAATGGAGATTTTGATGGTGACGGTAAAATGGACATCGTTACTTATAAGAAGATTAGGAATACTGATGAAGACAAAAAAATAAGATTATTTAAGGAAATATATGAAAATAATGCTGTAGGATCAAAGAAATGGATTGGCACTTATGATGGTCTTTTTACAAGCACATTGTTAGATGTCAATAATAAAGTAATGACTCAACAGGGGTTAGTAGCCAGAAAAGGTGACAAGTTTGAATTTTATGATATCAAATATGGGGTTACCTTAAAGTATACAAAGCAGTGGAATGCCCCAAGGTATGCTAAAAAGAGTGATGATCCACAAGTTTTAAATATTACAACGCCTGTGAATGGAGGTAGTAAAACGGAGTCTGGTTTTGAAGTAACTGCAAGTAACATCATATCTAACAGTGCAAGCGTAGACTATAAAGGAGCTGACCACCTTACTTTAAAAGAAGGGTTTCATGCAAAACCTGGTGTAGATTTTACAGGCAGAACAAATCCTGACAATGAAGGGGATATGGTGCCTTTGAACTATTTGTCGGGAGATTTTAATGGAGATGGAATAACGGATGTGATAGCTATCAGTAAACCATATAGTTACAAAAGAAATTGCCATATGGAGTATGATCATTGGCTTGATCAATACATAGAAGAATGTGATGACTATAACTACAACTATTCCGATGCCTATTTTATAAATTTGGATAGAAGAGCAACCTCTAACTTTTCAAAAGAATTAGGGCGTTTAAACATTCCCGTGGGTAATAATGATCGATTAATTCCTGCGGATTTTGATGGTGATGGAAAGACGGATATTTTACATTTTACTGGTGGTAAAGTATATGTTTATAAGCTGACAAAAGATCTTACTTTAGGATTAATTGAAGAAAAATCAGATACAGGTATAGATTTAGATTACCCGATTCTTCCTGGAGACTATAATGGTGATGGAAAATCAGATTTTGCTATTGCCACAGCCAACGGTAGTAGTATCTGGAAATTCTTTATTTCTACTGGGAAGAACTATACCGTTTTTAGCAAAGATATTCAGGTTGTTTATAGCGATTTTAGTGGGGGTGGATCAAATTATATATATGAAGACAGGCCATGGCCTTTTTCGGTAGTAGGAGACGAGTCAATCTTTGAGTATTACTATATACCTGTAGACTTTAATAATGACGGCAAAACAGACATCGTATATCACAAAACAATAACGCCTCGACATTTTGATACACACTCGCATCAAGCCCTAGGTATTGTGGCGAATTTTGGAATGACGTCCAACAGTGATATCAATTTTAGATTCACCAATTATGTGGAAGCTAATAATGACGGTATTACCAAGTATGGAATACCCGTTTATACAGATATCTCTAGTCGAAGAAAAGGATCCGAGTATGCCTTTATTTGTGGTAAAAAAATACAAGCCTATGATATTAAAAAAGATCATAGATCAGATGTTTGTCTTATCGGAAATGAAAATAACGGTATTGTAACCACCATGAAATATGCAAAATTAGATGGAAATTCTTCAATATACTCAGCGGGATCTTCTCAAACATATCCTTTTGTAGATATTGCTAATGGAGGGTCTCTAAAAGTCGTAGAAGAAGTGACACAAAATGCCAGCCTCTTAGAACGGAAGCAACGGTTTAGGTATTATGGCGCAGTAGCAAATCTTGAAGGACTAGGTTTTATAGGCTTTACAAAGTTTTCAAGAACCAATTGGGAAGGAACTAATGTAGGTACATTGTGGACAACTACGGAAAACGATCCACTCAAAAGAAATGCACCCATTAAACAATGGACGATATCAGGCGCTAACCCGTCTGAAAATGAGCCAACATCATTCGTAAGTAAAACATCTTATGAGTATACCACTTCGCTAAGCAGTAGTAAGGTCTTTAAAAATCACCCTAATAAAGTGATTACTACCAATGGTCTTAGTAATGTAACCACAACAGAAAACTTAACTTACGATTCGTATTATAACCTGCTGTCAACTAACAGTACATATTCTGGAGGATCAAGCACCACTACATTTACTTATAGCAATAATACAGCTGCTATAGATGCTAGTTATCATGCAGGAAGGCCAACCAAAAAAGTAATAAGCAAAACTTTAGGAGGTGATACATTTAGTACGGAAGAGCAATATGCCTATGCCAATAACCTAGTTTCAGAAATAAAGAAAAAAGGAAATGGCACACCATGGTTAACAGAAACCTTTGTTTATGATAATTTTGGTAACATCACTCAAAAAACACTAAGTGGAGACGGTAAGCAAAGAACAGAAAAGTTTAAGTATAGTATTGATGGCCGTTTTATGACAGAAGCTGAAGATATAGAAGGCTTAAAAACAACCTATGTTTATAACAGCACTAATGGTCATCTAGTCTCTAAAACTAACCCGTTTGGACAAACCACAGCATATCAATTTGATAGTTGGAATCGTTTAATTGAAGAAGAAGACTATATAGGTAATGCCATTACTATTGGGTATTTAGGAGGCTCTACCGGAAATTTAAAAAGAACTACAACGAATAGTTTAGGAGGTGAGGAAGAAATCTACGTGAACCGTTGGGGATGGGAAACCAAAACTAGAGTGCGTAATGTAAACAATGAATGGGTAGATTTAGATTATGAATATGATATTCAAGGTAGAATAACCAGGCAGAGCGACCCTTTTACAGGAGGAATAAGGCTTTGGACTAGCTATTATTACGACGAGTACGGTCGTGAGCTTTCCAGAACCTTACCAACAGGCAGAACCATAAATCTTACTTATAATGGATTAACTGGAACAGCAGATGATGGGGTTAAAACGGTTACAACAACCAAAGATGCTCTGGGTAACATTGTACAGGTGCAGGACCCTGGTGGTACCGTTAATTATACCTATTATGCCAATGGAGCTAATAAAACAACCGATTATGGAGGTCATGTGATTACCATGAACATAGATGGTTGGGGGCGAAAAACCCAGATGAACGACCCTTCTGCTGGAATATATACTTATGAGTATAATATTTTTGGGGAATTAACCAAGGAGACCACACCTGATAATGGAGAAACTAACATGGTTTATGATGATTACGGTAAAACAATAAGTAAAACCATCTCAGGAAATGAAACCAATATAACCTCAAGCTATCAGTATGATAATACTACTAAATTGATTACAAACATTTCAAGTACCGACAACATTAACAGCAAAACATTTACTTATACTTACGATTACGATATGTCAGGCACTCATAAAGGCAGGTTAAACTTTGTACAAGAAACAACAAATCATGCCAGCTTTAAGAAAACGTTTACTTACGATAGCCAAGGAAGAATACAGGATGAAGCCTATTATTCTAAAAGTTTAATTTCAGGAGATGAAAACACAGTTAAAATTAAAAACCATTTTCATGCCCAATCGGGTGGTTTAAATAAAGTAAGCGATTTTAATGCAGGTACCATACTTTGGAAAATCAGCACTGTAAATAACCGTGGACAACTTACCGAGGTTAATTTAGGAAATGGTATTGTTAAGGGTAAAGAGTATGATCAGTACGGGCTACCAGTAAAATTTAAAGATGAAAAAGCAGATCCCAATGGGGTTATCGCTTTAGAGTTGGATCTTAGCTTTGATGCACAAAGAGGTAATCTAACAAGCCGACATAATAAAGCATTTACAGGGTCAGAAAATTTCTCCTACGATAATTTAGATAGACTCACTCAAATTTCAGGTGCCATTTCGCATACCAAGAGTTACGATCCTTTAGGTAGAATAACAAACAATTCGGCAGTAGGAGATTATGCGTATCAAACACAAGGCAGGTATAAATTGAAAGAAATAGAGCTAAATGCCACAGGAGATACATACTATGCAGATCATGCGCTACAGCAAATAACCTATAATGCTTTTAAAAAACCTGTTAATATTTTAGAAGAAAATAAGGGTCGTGTTAATTTTGAATATGGCCCTATGATGAACAGAACAGTGGCTTATTATGGTGGGTTAGACAGCAATAAGGAAAACCTTAGGTATAAAAAAACTTATTCATCTATTATGCCTATAGAAATTGTACATGATAGTAACGACAGCTCTACAAAAATAATAACTTATGTTGGTGGAGATGCCTATACTGCACCCATAGTGCACATTAAGGATAGTTCCCTCCCTTCGGGAGGGCTAGGGTGGGCTTATCTACACCGTGATTATTTAGGTAGTATTTTATCGATTACCGACAGCAGTGCCAATATTGTAGAGCAAACTCATTTTGGGGCTTGGGGTAAAGTAGAGCAATTTTTGGGATTAAATGGAGCTACAACATTTAATTACGAGTCGTCGTTATTAGGAAGAGGCTATACTGGGCATGAACACTTTGTGAGTGTAGGGCTTATACATATGAATGGTCGTATGTATGATGCTAATTTAGGAAGGTTTTTATCGCCAGATAATTTTGTACAAGACCCTTATAATACCCAAAGTTTTAATAGATTTGGCTATGTATGGAACAACCCTCTAAAATATGCCGACCCATCGGGAGAAGCTCTTTTACCAATTCTTATTGGGGCTCTTGTTGGTGCCTATATTGGAGGCACAGTTGCTAATGCTGGCGAATTAAACCCTTTTAACTGGAAATGGGATGGAGACACTTGGAAAGGGGTTATTATAGGTGCTATTCTAGGAGCTATTACAGGAGAAAGTATTCATGCTTTATTAACCGGAGGCAAGGCATTTGGTATATTTGCAACTAAGGTTTCGGTGCTTACTCCATTAGGAACAGTTGGACTTACTACAAATGAAGCTAGAGGTTTGGATTTTTCGTGGACTACCAAGGCAGGAGGCAGTGGCACGATTGAAGATGCTATTAAGTTCCCAGAGAAAAAACTAGAAGTTATTATTGATGCAAGTGGAGGACATTTTATTACTGCTGAAGAATTTAAACGTATGGAGGAAGGTTTTTGGATAGATTCTCTTTTGGCTGGATCAGAATATACATCTTCTTTTATTGATGAAAATTCAAGAGGCTTTAGTGGCGGTGGTTATACTCCATATTTTGTTGGAGTTTCAGTTAACGGTGCTTTTATAGGAGGAATTGGTTTTGATATAGGAATAGTAAGGGATGGTACAAATAATTATGGTCTTTATTTCAATTTTAATGGAAATGTTGGTTTTGGAGGAGGAGCTGGAATAGATTATGGTCGGTTTGAATCAACTGATGGTAATACTGTATTACTTGAACATCTACCAGGGAGATCTTATTCTTATGATTTTAGTTTGTCATCTCCTTTAGGAGGTTATGGTTATAATTATGGGGGTACACTTAAAGATACAAGTAACAGACGAGATAAGTTTAATTTTAATAACTTTGGAGGAGGAAGAGATGGGTATACATCAGGAACGGGAAATTTTTCATTACAGAAACCAGGCAAACTAGGGGTGTCAGCAATGTGGAGATCAACAAAAACATGGATATGGGATTTTTAA